A region of Allocoleopsis franciscana PCC 7113 DNA encodes the following proteins:
- a CDS encoding ATP-binding protein: protein MGIPTLKASEQGRAKIKQAREKRGWTVTEEENTPLKEASQFLIRQHAATHEWEANDSRWLRNFKQLFRVEKPQNIHEIQTLIARSNQGSWLKQIEQRIESGEILVKHISYGTWSRFASQKTVRGINERAFKAYCHILGLQWDEIAEHSNPQDLESPEATIAETKQAVQISANGILRKRPAHNLPVRYHTALIGRDTEMARLLELLSPHHPTAHISVEGMGGAGKTSLVLEAAYCCLQVSCGEPKTPLAPSFEAIIFTSAKQQHLIGNHILQRHRRERTLNDIFRAIFRTLGCSGSLPADFDEQLECIQNNLQSRHTLLIVDNLETLDDQEAVLSFLYELPTTVKVVITTRFRGAFGIPIYLEGLPLPEAMRLIEHQAQEQQVQLKPDQFQAIYQRTNGLALGIVYAIGQLSVYGVSTDLWVTRLAQAKDLAQYCFEDSMQRLRGQPAHQLLMVLALFAKSASREAIAQIAFPEVDLNDQLKAKSMNLLEVLAQLHRLRLVIQREERYDMHPLTREYAIAELKAHPEFEQEVRERWVNWYLSFSQAYGQQHWRQWKEYQGLDPEWENLQAAIDWCIHHNRYEQVRKLWQHIKGYSYVHGYWHERLSWIEWLLQSAQQRQDQSAIAEALSDKGWTLTLMVMGKPERLAEVDALCAQVSNLQDSEDLILQLELTIERAVWSIPQGKFDRAHQLLNRAKELLSQVRLEEPKCLRQQIRIDYYEAEVWFRTQNYQRAKIGYQKALEQARMAQWQQVEVYSLNWLADVALVGEGNLEEAERLLKTSMPIALASQDKRSIAFHKRSWAHLEKLRGNLAQLQHWAMEAKESFESLGMLAEAQEMQSWLET from the coding sequence ATGGGAATACCAACTTTAAAGGCTTCTGAGCAGGGACGAGCCAAAATCAAGCAAGCTAGAGAAAAGAGGGGATGGACGGTCACGGAAGAGGAGAATACACCTCTGAAAGAAGCGAGTCAATTCCTGATCAGGCAACATGCGGCAACCCATGAGTGGGAAGCAAATGACTCAAGATGGTTGAGGAATTTTAAGCAACTGTTCAGAGTCGAGAAGCCTCAAAATATTCATGAAATCCAGACCCTCATTGCTAGGTCTAATCAAGGTTCATGGTTAAAGCAAATTGAACAACGGATAGAATCCGGAGAAATCCTAGTTAAGCATATCTCATACGGCACTTGGAGTCGATTTGCTTCCCAGAAAACAGTACGCGGGATTAACGAGCGTGCTTTTAAAGCCTATTGCCATATCTTAGGACTTCAATGGGACGAGATTGCGGAACACAGTAATCCTCAGGACTTAGAGAGTCCTGAAGCGACGATTGCCGAGACAAAACAAGCGGTGCAAATATCTGCCAACGGCATTTTACGAAAGCGTCCTGCTCACAACCTACCCGTCCGTTATCACACTGCCTTGATTGGTCGTGACACCGAGATGGCTCGGCTATTAGAACTGCTCTCTCCCCACCACCCGACGGCTCACATTAGTGTGGAAGGAATGGGCGGCGCGGGGAAAACATCCTTGGTTTTGGAAGCCGCTTACTGTTGTTTACAAGTTAGTTGTGGTGAACCGAAAACGCCACTCGCTCCCAGCTTCGAGGCAATCATCTTTACCTCAGCCAAACAACAACACCTGATTGGGAATCATATCTTGCAACGCCACAGGCGAGAACGTACTCTGAATGATATTTTCCGTGCAATCTTCCGCACCTTAGGGTGCTCTGGATCACTTCCTGCTGACTTCGACGAGCAACTAGAGTGCATCCAAAACAATTTGCAATCACGGCATACGTTACTGATTGTTGATAATCTGGAAACCCTGGATGATCAAGAGGCTGTCCTCTCCTTTTTATATGAACTGCCGACAACGGTAAAAGTGGTGATTACAACCCGTTTTAGAGGAGCTTTTGGCATTCCTATCTATTTAGAGGGTTTGCCACTCCCTGAAGCCATGCGTTTGATTGAACACCAGGCTCAAGAGCAGCAAGTTCAACTTAAACCCGATCAATTCCAGGCGATTTACCAAAGAACTAATGGTTTGGCTTTAGGGATTGTTTATGCGATCGGTCAATTATCAGTCTATGGTGTTTCCACCGATCTATGGGTCACTCGCTTGGCTCAGGCAAAGGACTTGGCTCAATATTGTTTTGAAGATTCCATGCAAAGGCTGAGAGGGCAACCGGCTCATCAACTGCTGATGGTACTGGCGCTATTTGCGAAATCGGCTTCACGAGAGGCAATCGCGCAAATTGCTTTCCCCGAAGTAGATTTAAATGATCAACTTAAGGCAAAATCGATGAACCTGTTAGAGGTTTTGGCTCAGTTGCATCGACTACGATTGGTGATTCAGCGTGAGGAACGGTATGATATGCATCCCTTAACTCGCGAGTATGCCATAGCTGAACTTAAGGCTCACCCGGAGTTTGAGCAAGAGGTGCGGGAACGTTGGGTGAACTGGTATCTCAGCTTTTCTCAAGCCTATGGACAACAGCATTGGAGACAGTGGAAAGAATACCAAGGATTAGACCCAGAATGGGAAAACCTGCAAGCTGCGATTGATTGGTGCATTCATCACAACCGATATGAACAGGTTCGGAAATTGTGGCAACACATCAAGGGATATAGTTATGTGCATGGGTATTGGCACGAGCGATTGAGTTGGATCGAATGGTTGCTTCAATCGGCTCAACAGCGCCAAGACCAATCCGCGATCGCAGAAGCTCTGAGCGATAAGGGATGGACATTAACCCTGATGGTAATGGGCAAACCAGAGCGACTAGCAGAAGTGGATGCTCTGTGTGCACAAGTATCCAATCTCCAAGACAGTGAAGACCTAATATTGCAGTTAGAGTTAACAATTGAGCGGGCCGTTTGGTCAATTCCCCAAGGCAAATTCGATCGCGCTCACCAACTGTTAAATCGAGCTAAAGAATTACTCAGCCAGGTTCGATTAGAAGAGCCAAAATGCCTGCGTCAGCAAATTCGTATTGATTACTACGAGGCGGAAGTTTGGTTCAGAACCCAAAATTACCAACGAGCTAAAATCGGCTATCAAAAAGCACTCGAACAAGCTCGAATGGCTCAGTGGCAGCAAGTGGAAGTCTACAGCCTGAATTGGTTAGCAGATGTTGCACTCGTGGGAGAGGGCAATCTGGAGGAAGCGGAACGTCTGTTAAAAACAAGTATGCCCATCGCTTTGGCTAGCCAGGATAAGCGATCGATTGCTTTCCACAAGCGTTCTTGGGCACATTTGGAGAAGCTGAGGGGAAATCTTGCCCAATTGCAACACTGGGCGATGGAAGCGAAGGAAAGCTTTGAGAGTTTAGGGATGCTGGCGGAAGCTCAAGAAATGCAATCTTGGCTGGAAACTTGA
- a CDS encoding family 10 glycosylhydrolase, translated as MPPKKEKNGCGCTSIPISLILVLLGFGYWGFTHLDKLDIRKFLPNDISQFLPNHQQPTPPTLTSAPTPPIPVANSPSPQVIPTETPTTNPQVSPSPVTPKQSPSLQTPWEKKRIRGIYLSRYQATNNANEKMIRERVRYYRAQGMNTIIHGVWGNGCTMYNSNVMQQTFGYKSCPNQFKEQWLDWLIDEAHKQGMQVHAYFEKGIKIDKNSPIFDEAIAKRWIVPGVDKTYAGIEHYVLDVEIPEVANLFKKISVEFVQKYPTIDAVQWDDYLGYHAELPGKVDRTAHLTNFVQQMRADIKKANPNVSFDLCHHNPYWGKRYFAADWSNWNVDRVFIQIYNDNNFKEELNYAENYEGVAISDQQLYRLKDLVNNPKINSVLVFPSSGKPEETAAAVKKANLMNN; from the coding sequence ATGCCACCTAAAAAAGAAAAAAATGGATGTGGATGTACCAGCATTCCAATTTCATTAATCCTAGTTTTGTTAGGTTTTGGTTATTGGGGCTTTACACATCTAGATAAGCTAGATATCCGTAAATTTTTGCCTAATGATATCAGCCAATTTTTGCCTAATCATCAACAACCAACCCCTCCTACTTTGACTTCTGCGCCGACGCCGCCTATACCTGTTGCCAATTCTCCTTCACCCCAAGTAATTCCGACTGAAACACCGACAACCAATCCCCAAGTTTCACCCTCACCCGTAACCCCCAAGCAATCCCCATCACTTCAAACGCCTTGGGAGAAAAAGCGAATCAGGGGAATTTATTTAAGTCGGTATCAAGCGACGAATAATGCTAACGAGAAAATGATTCGCGAACGAGTTCGTTATTATCGCGCTCAAGGGATGAATACGATCATTCATGGAGTGTGGGGTAATGGTTGCACGATGTATAACAGCAATGTCATGCAGCAAACATTTGGATACAAAAGTTGTCCCAACCAATTTAAGGAGCAATGGTTAGATTGGTTGATCGATGAGGCGCACAAGCAGGGAATGCAAGTTCACGCCTATTTTGAAAAAGGGATTAAAATTGATAAAAATAGCCCAATTTTTGACGAAGCAATTGCTAAACGCTGGATTGTGCCTGGAGTCGATAAAACCTACGCAGGTATTGAGCATTATGTACTGGATGTAGAGATTCCAGAGGTTGCTAATTTATTCAAAAAAATCTCCGTAGAGTTCGTCCAAAAGTATCCAACCATCGATGCAGTTCAGTGGGATGATTACCTAGGTTATCATGCTGAATTACCGGGTAAAGTCGATCGCACGGCTCATTTGACTAATTTTGTGCAGCAAATGAGAGCGGACATCAAGAAAGCTAACCCAAACGTTAGTTTCGACCTTTGCCATCATAATCCTTATTGGGGGAAACGTTATTTTGCGGCGGATTGGTCAAACTGGAATGTCGATCGAGTTTTCATTCAAATTTATAACGATAATAATTTTAAGGAAGAGCTAAATTATGCAGAAAATTATGAGGGAGTTGCCATTTCAGATCAGCAGTTGTATCGCTTAAAAGACCTAGTTAATAACCCTAAAATTAATAGTGTTTTAGTGTTTCCCTCTTCTGGAAAACCAGAAGAGACTGCTGCTGCTGTCAAAAAGGCTAATCTAATGAATAACTAG
- a CDS encoding glycine-rich domain-containing protein, translated as MRLVVKEALSAQSLACMGKLKALNLSPIAAYLMNPQNGYGWCWRQALQAIERYKTFLFVCYLYPQIRLVPTQEIDCVWHAHILHTRRYRQDCQWLFGYFIDHEPDSAIGGEAEGQNEDAAFVQTQSLLALFEEYFQTSALEESEFHPHENELLELAKKMFPSAHEERAISVNSHLYRSACGRP; from the coding sequence ATGAGGTTAGTGGTCAAAGAAGCTCTGTCTGCACAATCCTTAGCCTGCATGGGAAAGCTGAAAGCCCTGAACTTATCGCCAATAGCAGCTTACCTGATGAACCCCCAAAATGGTTATGGGTGGTGTTGGCGACAAGCACTCCAAGCGATTGAACGCTATAAGACGTTCTTGTTTGTCTGTTACCTGTATCCTCAAATTCGGCTGGTACCAACCCAGGAAATTGACTGTGTTTGGCACGCTCATATTTTGCATACGCGCCGATATCGCCAAGATTGCCAGTGGCTGTTTGGCTATTTCATCGATCATGAACCGGATTCTGCCATTGGGGGTGAAGCCGAGGGGCAAAATGAGGATGCGGCTTTTGTTCAAACTCAATCTCTCTTGGCGCTGTTTGAGGAATACTTCCAGACATCAGCCTTAGAAGAGTCTGAGTTCCATCCTCATGAAAATGAGTTGCTCGAATTAGCTAAAAAAATGTTTCCATCAGCCCATGAGGAGAGAGCAATTTCGGTTAACTCACATCTGTATCGTAGTGCTTGTGGCAGGCCATAA
- a CDS encoding AAA-like domain-containing protein, whose protein sequence is MNYAEFTKALAGLTPRRKEVLMKVLAFKTDQEIASQLHITEATVRKHIADTCVCFGLSRSENRRSSHRQELFSLFTKYSPGLINKDAVYSTNYPKILISYYQGTEPDKSLALELESALKASGYEVFIVNGSLRMATHGLQQIYAELNQCDYLLLLLSTLAASSEMVTEEVRWAKALQDTRPDSKPGILPIRINCPSHLLNHDLRGYLRGMPQREWRSPNDTPNLVQGVLEFLASGDNPASNNSSFVPTPELPRENAQFPNPYSLTPNHPPQPVAEPELPMGQVELASAFYVERPGIDQRCYEAIAKPGALIRIKAPRQMGKTSLMARILQRSTILGYRTVPLSFQLADSKVFTDLDQFLQWFCAVVALELQLPARLGDYWNGIFGSKVSCKSYFERYLLANTTEPLVLGLDEVDRVLQYPELTSDFFGLLRAWHEEAKNREIWRKLRLVVVHSTEVYVPMDINQSPFNVGLPIELPEFKSVQVQDLAQRHGLAWATSEIDRLMVMVGGHPYLVRLALYYIARQEITLSQLLETAPTDAGLYSDHLRRHLWNLSQHPELAAALYKVVSADSPIQLESIPGFKLQSMGLVHLRGNEVTPRCNLYRDYFRVRLAPSP, encoded by the coding sequence ATGAATTACGCAGAGTTTACTAAAGCTTTGGCAGGGCTAACCCCTCGACGAAAAGAGGTATTAATGAAAGTTTTAGCCTTTAAAACCGATCAAGAAATTGCCTCTCAGCTACATATTACTGAAGCGACAGTTAGAAAGCATATTGCAGATACATGCGTGTGCTTTGGCTTAAGCCGTTCTGAAAATCGACGCTCATCCCATCGTCAAGAGTTGTTCTCTTTGTTTACTAAATATAGTCCAGGTTTAATCAATAAAGATGCTGTGTATAGCACCAATTATCCCAAAATTTTAATCAGTTATTATCAAGGGACTGAACCCGATAAAAGCCTTGCCCTTGAGTTGGAATCGGCTTTAAAAGCTTCAGGCTACGAAGTCTTTATCGTCAATGGAAGTCTGCGAATGGCAACCCACGGACTCCAACAAATCTATGCCGAATTAAATCAATGTGATTACTTGTTGTTACTGTTGTCAACCCTAGCCGCTTCCAGTGAAATGGTAACCGAAGAGGTACGATGGGCAAAGGCATTACAGGACACTCGACCGGATAGCAAGCCAGGGATTTTACCGATTCGGATTAATTGTCCCAGCCACTTACTCAACCATGACTTGCGCGGTTATCTGCGGGGGATGCCACAGCGCGAATGGCGATCGCCCAATGATACCCCGAACTTGGTGCAAGGGGTATTGGAGTTCTTGGCATCGGGTGATAACCCAGCCAGTAACAACAGTTCCTTTGTCCCCACCCCAGAACTCCCCAGGGAAAATGCCCAATTTCCGAATCCCTATTCCCTCACCCCCAATCACCCACCTCAGCCAGTCGCAGAACCAGAATTACCCATGGGGCAAGTGGAGTTGGCTTCTGCATTTTATGTGGAACGCCCTGGAATTGATCAACGTTGTTACGAAGCGATCGCCAAACCCGGTGCTCTGATCCGGATTAAAGCACCCAGACAGATGGGTAAAACTTCTTTAATGGCTCGGATTCTCCAACGCTCTACAATTCTCGGCTACCGTACCGTACCTTTAAGCTTTCAACTGGCAGATAGCAAAGTCTTCACCGACTTAGATCAATTCTTACAGTGGTTTTGTGCCGTTGTTGCTCTAGAACTTCAGTTACCGGCTCGTTTAGGTGATTATTGGAATGGGATTTTTGGCAGTAAAGTGAGTTGCAAGTCCTATTTTGAACGCTATTTACTCGCCAACACAACTGAACCTCTGGTTTTAGGTTTGGATGAAGTAGACCGGGTATTACAATACCCCGAACTCACCTCTGATTTCTTTGGTTTGTTACGAGCATGGCATGAGGAAGCCAAGAATCGGGAGATTTGGAGAAAACTTCGATTAGTGGTGGTTCATTCCACCGAAGTTTATGTTCCGATGGATATCAATCAGTCACCTTTTAATGTCGGTTTACCGATTGAGTTACCCGAATTTAAATCAGTACAGGTACAAGATTTGGCTCAGCGACATGGACTGGCTTGGGCAACATCAGAAATCGATCGACTCATGGTAATGGTGGGGGGTCATCCTTACCTGGTGCGGTTAGCTCTTTATTACATTGCTCGACAAGAAATTACACTCTCTCAACTGTTAGAAACCGCCCCCACCGATGCCGGACTCTATAGCGATCATTTGCGGCGGCACTTGTGGAATTTGTCTCAGCATCCAGAGTTAGCCGCTGCTTTATATAAAGTCGTGTCTGCGGATAGTCCAATACAGCTAGAGTCCATCCCCGGATTCAAGTTACAAAGCATGGGACTTGTCCACTTGCGAGGCAATGAAGTGACACCCCGTTGTAATTTGTATCGCGATTATTTCCGTGTTCGTCTCGCACCGTCACCCTAG
- a CDS encoding AAA-like domain-containing protein — MYTELRSVYEYQVGGSLPLEAPSYVTRQADADLYRGVKAGQFCYVLNSRQTGKSSLRVRTMQRLQAEGISCAAVDLTAIGNQNIPPDQWYAGVTYTLASSFNLLDQVDIGTWWRDRKFLPPVQRLSEFIREVLLKEIHQNIAIFVDEIDSVLALNFPSHDFFSLIRSCYNNRANQPEYKRLTWIVLGVATPSDLIKSTRKVTLFHIGNAIELTGFKRHEIQPLFQSLMDIIPNLNDVIQEVLNWTGGQPFLTQKLCKLILQESGRLITGSQSNIHNEKITITGWIESLVHSHLLDNWEVTDEPEHLKTIRNRLLKSGGRILRLLGLYQEILQQGEVAANNSPEQVELRLSGLVFKQDGKLKVYNRIYQSVFNLIWVEKTLTNLRPYGSSLLAWEASNRNNESYLLGGQGLQDALAWATDKSLSDRDEQFLAASQQKANPILTQKEEKLTETLFPSPSTKHSASRYWTLVSLDAAGKRRIQEIASAKAFFLASFPEVATRREVPHSQVQYQLFSWMRDITEPYTDTQPKPEKDVTGTKTANRSVLAQRCLQCFISSQIEQVCLKLEAQFGTQHGFNCSDLLRFVLDEQGTRQPTGKTTSASNVYQSLSQEILQNFDPQQSRLATWTTRLVKHHRELNGFLLEHGVYLISDWAILNDTTTKQIERIFSQFYCLTSMEIEQAKLLLESYHAVYRVQRLKQRQAGMKGQCAPLTTEQLQQIAQRFSTQTHKVLRPETLLAKLHNMASHLRKYRIHVRGGFLPTQSIDISIIPNRANATTERSLLHSLMDDKNTTDLETEFLDSYYEQFLACLDQAIADITEQRVRKLQRKDPEKAQKFLTALHLFHRQGKSMGEIAKQVNLNAQFHVSRLLQLKSFRTHIQQRFLILLRDRVINVAKVYTDPERLQSLSQQIEQALQEQVTQVIEDAATEASTPTCTKNQTLSTSLFSERLCHYLDKMK, encoded by the coding sequence ATGTATACCGAACTGCGCTCGGTTTATGAGTACCAAGTTGGGGGAAGCCTGCCATTAGAAGCCCCCAGCTATGTGACGAGGCAAGCTGATGCTGATTTATATCGAGGCGTGAAGGCAGGGCAGTTTTGTTATGTCCTCAACTCGCGACAGACGGGAAAATCTAGCTTGCGGGTGCGAACCATGCAGCGATTGCAAGCTGAAGGGATAAGCTGTGCGGCTGTTGACTTGACAGCCATCGGTAATCAGAATATCCCACCTGATCAGTGGTATGCGGGGGTGACTTATACGTTAGCCAGTAGTTTCAATCTCTTAGATCAGGTTGATATTGGCACCTGGTGGCGCGATCGCAAATTTCTTCCCCCCGTGCAACGGTTGAGTGAATTTATCCGAGAGGTGTTGCTCAAAGAAATTCATCAAAATATAGCTATTTTTGTGGATGAAATCGATAGTGTTTTAGCCCTCAATTTTCCTAGCCATGATTTTTTTTCCTTAATCCGATCCTGCTACAACAATCGTGCTAACCAGCCAGAATATAAGCGTTTAACTTGGATTGTATTAGGCGTGGCAACCCCCTCTGACTTGATTAAGTCTACACGCAAAGTCACACTTTTTCATATCGGCAATGCCATCGAATTAACGGGTTTTAAAAGGCATGAAATTCAACCTTTATTTCAATCTCTAATGGACATAATCCCTAATTTGAATGATGTCATTCAAGAGGTATTGAATTGGACAGGAGGACAGCCGTTTTTGACTCAAAAACTGTGTAAACTGATTCTTCAGGAGTCAGGACGATTGATAACAGGTTCTCAATCCAATATCCACAATGAAAAAATTACAATTACGGGGTGGATTGAAAGCTTAGTACACTCTCATTTGCTGGATAATTGGGAAGTGACTGATGAGCCAGAGCATTTGAAAACAATACGCAATCGCCTACTTAAAAGTGGAGGGCGTATATTGAGACTCCTGGGACTGTACCAAGAAATTTTGCAACAAGGAGAAGTCGCAGCCAACAATAGTCCAGAGCAAGTTGAGTTGCGCTTGTCAGGATTGGTTTTTAAACAGGATGGAAAGCTAAAAGTTTATAACCGCATATATCAGTCAGTTTTTAATCTGATTTGGGTGGAGAAAACGTTAACTAATTTGCGACCTTATGGTTCATCTTTACTAGCCTGGGAAGCATCAAATCGAAACAATGAATCCTATTTATTAGGGGGACAGGGATTACAGGATGCCTTAGCTTGGGCAACGGATAAAAGCTTAAGCGATCGCGATGAGCAATTTTTGGCAGCTAGCCAACAAAAGGCGAATCCAATACTCACTCAAAAAGAGGAAAAGTTAACGGAGACATTATTCCCATCACCCAGTACTAAGCATTCTGCATCAAGATACTGGACATTGGTCAGCCTTGATGCAGCAGGAAAGCGTAGAATCCAAGAAATAGCTTCAGCTAAAGCGTTTTTCCTCGCCTCATTCCCAGAGGTTGCCACTCGCCGTGAAGTCCCCCATAGCCAGGTTCAGTATCAACTTTTTTCCTGGATGAGAGACATAACGGAACCCTACACGGATACACAACCTAAGCCAGAAAAAGACGTAACAGGTACAAAAACAGCCAACAGAAGTGTTTTAGCACAACGTTGTCTGCAATGTTTTATCTCCAGCCAAATCGAACAGGTTTGCCTGAAACTAGAAGCGCAGTTTGGCACTCAACATGGCTTCAATTGTAGTGATTTATTACGCTTTGTTTTAGATGAGCAGGGCACAAGACAACCGACAGGAAAAACAACCTCAGCCTCAAATGTTTACCAATCTCTGTCCCAGGAGATCTTGCAAAATTTTGACCCACAGCAGAGCCGTTTAGCCACCTGGACAACTCGACTGGTAAAGCATCATCGAGAACTCAATGGGTTTTTACTTGAACATGGAGTTTATCTCATCAGCGATTGGGCAATTCTTAACGATACCACTACTAAACAAATTGAACGTATTTTTTCACAGTTTTACTGTCTAACTTCGATGGAAATCGAGCAAGCCAAGCTTCTTCTTGAAAGCTACCACGCCGTCTATCGAGTTCAACGATTAAAGCAACGCCAAGCTGGAATGAAGGGACAATGTGCGCCACTCACCACAGAACAACTCCAGCAAATTGCTCAACGATTCTCCACGCAAACCCATAAGGTGCTTCGTCCCGAAACATTGTTGGCAAAACTGCACAATATGGCGTCTCACCTGAGAAAGTACCGTATTCACGTCCGGGGGGGGTTTCTGCCAACCCAATCTATTGATATCTCGATTATTCCCAATCGAGCTAATGCTACAACTGAGCGCAGTTTACTGCATAGTTTGATGGATGACAAAAATACGACTGATTTGGAAACAGAGTTTTTAGATTCTTATTACGAACAATTTCTCGCTTGTTTAGACCAAGCGATTGCAGATATCACTGAACAACGAGTTAGGAAACTACAGCGTAAAGACCCCGAAAAAGCCCAAAAATTTCTCACCGCATTACATCTATTTCATCGGCAGGGTAAGTCAATGGGGGAAATTGCCAAACAAGTGAATCTAAACGCTCAGTTTCATGTCTCCCGCCTGCTCCAACTCAAATCTTTTCGGACTCATATTCAACAGCGGTTTTTAATATTATTGCGCGATCGCGTGATTAACGTCGCCAAAGTCTATACTGACCCGGAACGCCTCCAATCTCTCAGTCAACAGATTGAACAGGCACTACAGGAACAAGTTACACAAGTCATTGAAGACGCCGCCACAGAAGCGAGTACACCGACTTGTACCAAAAACCAAACTCTATCCACCAGTCTTTTCAGCGAGAGACTTTGCCACTACCTGGATAAGATGAAATAA
- a CDS encoding DUF4327 family protein: protein MVTSVQYSIEAIKDEARQLLLKGLVASQQPIYTLCQYIPASEWVCVECELEKNDFLLRDRIIDLLGR, encoded by the coding sequence ATGGTTACGTCCGTTCAATACTCTATAGAAGCGATCAAGGATGAAGCACGTCAACTGCTCCTTAAGGGACTTGTGGCGAGTCAACAGCCCATTTATACTCTCTGTCAATACATTCCTGCCTCTGAATGGGTTTGTGTTGAGTGCGAGCTAGAAAAGAATGACTTTTTGTTAAGAGATCGCATCATTGACTTACTGGGTCGCTAA